In Mytilus edulis chromosome 7, xbMytEdul2.2, whole genome shotgun sequence, a single genomic region encodes these proteins:
- the LOC139483308 gene encoding uncharacterized protein, whose product MKIAARKFAILCILTDVALIVYSSDVEYKGICTFPCAWQDRIYQPIRVGSSFENIAEVVDPKHFTIINSSDPTIFTLEFTEPNKPNEIWECYSRAGPFTIYRRQNEGEYEYRCEKDPLFDPIKNNVIIFFGNQFKKFTGNPSTCDVCIGVDFNSAAVVQGT is encoded by the exons ATGTCGCTCTGATAGTATATAGTTCTGATGTTGAGTATAAAGGTATCTGTACATTTCCCTGTGCTTGGCAAGATAGAATATATCAACCTATTCGTGTTGGGTCGTCGTTCGAAAACATTGCTGAAGTAGTAGATCCGAAACATTTTACAATAATCAACAGCTCTGATCCTACCATTTTTACGCTTGAATTTACGGAGCCGAACAAGCCAAACGAAATATGGGAGTGCTATTCAAGAGCTGGCCCCTTTACTATTTACCG GCGTCAGAATGAAGGTGAATATGAATACAGATGCGAAAAAGATCCATTATTTGACCCAATCAAAAACAATGTGATTATTTTCTTCGGAAACCAATTTA agaaaTTTACTGGAAATCCTAGTACCTGTGACGTATGTATTGGAGTTGATTTTAATTCTGCCGCTGTTGTTCAAGGTACTTAA